The following are encoded together in the Gadus chalcogrammus isolate NIFS_2021 chromosome 2, NIFS_Gcha_1.0, whole genome shotgun sequence genome:
- the plxdc1 gene encoding plexin domain-containing protein 1 isoform X2, whose translation MALGQSQLKQPHRKGCVLSSADRSQKKTRKCCGQVRDYFSQPEDSASIGVEQWSDDAAGEASKVQSSAQGGERKSREVHAGDLTIDTLPDNMTHLVEDSRNYYTQRSFGPDDRRAGAFWVDMDDLQHGQVRMHGLLSNTHKQAARVALSFPFPFYGHYLKQITIATGGFIFMGDVTHRMLTATQYVAPLMANFDPSSAKESTVQYLDNGEVFVVQWERVRLHGRDSEGEFTFQAALYRSGTITFSYRDIPLSIEQIISGQHPVKAGLSDAFMVVKPSSKTADARQRTIYEYHRVQIDTAKITNNCAFEFTALPSCLQHNSCELCLSANHTLGCKWCHVLQRCSDGMDRHRQEWLDYACSEDDIRCEDYSRGETEASLRPSSKPDRATTGPILHDCKSNDVKSAIPKNTNRFASAGATAGVVAGVALLLALLVLALFLHRHPTPSHHLRQQRKNYWPSLKFHKQGLQPGYTEMEGNHDREIIVENGS comes from the exons ATGGCCCTGGGGCAGAGCCAGCTCAAACAGCCTCACAGGAAAGGGTGTGTCCTCTCTTCTGCTGACCGCTCTCagaaaaaaactagaaaatgttGTGGTCAGGTACGAGACTACTTTTCTCAACCAGAAG ATAGCGCTTCCATTGGTGTCGAACAATGGTCGGACGATGCAGCCGGAGAAGCCTCCAAAGTCCAGAGCTCAGCACAAGGTGGAGAAAGGAAGAGCAGGGAGGTCCATGCGGGAGATCTTACCATAGACACCCTACCCGACAACATGACACACTTGGTG GAGGACTCTCGTAATTACTACACACAGCGTAGCTTCGGCCCTGACGACCGGCGCGCTGGTGCATTCTGGGTAGATATGGATGACCTGCAGCACGGCCAAGTTAGAATGCACGGGctcctgtcaaacacacacaagcaggcagcG AGGGTGGCCCTGTCGTTTCCCTTCCCCTTCTACGGACATTACCTGAAGCAGATCACCATAGCAACAGGAG GCTTTATTTTCATGGGGGACGTCACTCACCGTATGCTGACCGCCACGCAGTATGTCGCCCCGCTGATGGCTAACTTCGACCCCAGCTCCGCCAAAGAGTCCACTGTGCAGTACCTGGACAACG GTGAAGTGTTTGTGGTACAGTGGGAGCGCGTCAGGCTTCACGGTAGAGATTCAGAGGGGGAATTCACCTTCCAGGCCGCTCTGTACAGATCGGGAACCATCACCTTCAGCTACAGAGAT ATTCCCTTGTCCATAGAGCAGATCATCTCAGGTCAGCATCCAGTGAAGGCAGGTCTGTCTGATGCTTTCATGGTCGTGAAGCCATCATCTAAGACTGCAG ATGCAAGACAACGCACAATCTATGAGTACCATCgggttcaaatagacacagcAAAGATCACAAACAATTGTGCCTTTGAGTTTACTGCACTGCCAA gttGCCTTCAACATAACAGCTGTGAACTATGCTTGTCAGCCAATCATACCCTTGGCTGTAAATGGTGCCATGTGCTGCAAAG ATGTTCGGATGGCATGGACCGACACAGACAGGAGTGGCTGGATTATGCTTGTTCAGAG GACGACATCAGATGTGAGGACTACTCCAGAGGGGAGACTGAGGCCTCGCTCCGTCCTTCTTCCAAGCCAGACCGCGCCACGACCGGCCCGATTCTACACGACTGTAAAAGTAACG ACGTGAAGTCGGCTATTCCAAAGAACACAAACCGGTTCGCTAGCGCAGGCGCTACGGCAGGCGTCGTAGCGGGCGTTGCTTTGCTCCTGGCTCTGCTGGTGCTGGCTCTGTTCTTGCATCGTCACCctaccccctcccaccacctccgTCAG CAACGCAAGAACTACTGGCCATCCCTGAAGTTCCACAAGCAAGGACTTCAGCCTGGTTACACCGAAATGGAGGGAAACCACGACCGAGAGATCATTGTGGAGAATGGGTCATAA
- the plxdc1 gene encoding plexin domain-containing protein 1 isoform X3 yields the protein MYFRWVTLVLCIAGVKEDRVWAKLQTDSASIGVEQWSDDAAGEASKVQSSAQGGERKSREVHAGDLTIDTLPDNMTHLVEDSRNYYTQRSFGPDDRRAGAFWVDMDDLQHGQVRMHGLLSNTHKQAARVALSFPFPFYGHYLKQITIATGGFIFMGDVTHRMLTATQYVAPLMANFDPSSAKESTVQYLDNGEVFVVQWERVRLHGRDSEGEFTFQAALYRSGTITFSYRDIPLSIEQIISGQHPVKAGLSDAFMVVKPSSKTADARQRTIYEYHRVQIDTAKITNNCAFEFTALPSCLQHNSCELCLSANHTLGCKWCHVLQRCSDGMDRHRQEWLDYACSEKDDIRCEDYSRGETEASLRPSSKPDRATTGPILHDCKSNDVKSAIPKNTNRFASAGATAGVVAGVALLLALLVLALFLHRHPTPSHHLRQQRKNYWPSLKFHKQGLQPGYTEMEGNHDREIIVENGS from the exons ATGTATTTCAGATGGGTTACACTGGTGCTCTGCATTGCAGGAGTGAAGGAGGACAGAGTTTGGGCCAAACTGCAGACAG ATAGCGCTTCCATTGGTGTCGAACAATGGTCGGACGATGCAGCCGGAGAAGCCTCCAAAGTCCAGAGCTCAGCACAAGGTGGAGAAAGGAAGAGCAGGGAGGTCCATGCGGGAGATCTTACCATAGACACCCTACCCGACAACATGACACACTTGGTG GAGGACTCTCGTAATTACTACACACAGCGTAGCTTCGGCCCTGACGACCGGCGCGCTGGTGCATTCTGGGTAGATATGGATGACCTGCAGCACGGCCAAGTTAGAATGCACGGGctcctgtcaaacacacacaagcaggcagcG AGGGTGGCCCTGTCGTTTCCCTTCCCCTTCTACGGACATTACCTGAAGCAGATCACCATAGCAACAGGAG GCTTTATTTTCATGGGGGACGTCACTCACCGTATGCTGACCGCCACGCAGTATGTCGCCCCGCTGATGGCTAACTTCGACCCCAGCTCCGCCAAAGAGTCCACTGTGCAGTACCTGGACAACG GTGAAGTGTTTGTGGTACAGTGGGAGCGCGTCAGGCTTCACGGTAGAGATTCAGAGGGGGAATTCACCTTCCAGGCCGCTCTGTACAGATCGGGAACCATCACCTTCAGCTACAGAGAT ATTCCCTTGTCCATAGAGCAGATCATCTCAGGTCAGCATCCAGTGAAGGCAGGTCTGTCTGATGCTTTCATGGTCGTGAAGCCATCATCTAAGACTGCAG ATGCAAGACAACGCACAATCTATGAGTACCATCgggttcaaatagacacagcAAAGATCACAAACAATTGTGCCTTTGAGTTTACTGCACTGCCAA gttGCCTTCAACATAACAGCTGTGAACTATGCTTGTCAGCCAATCATACCCTTGGCTGTAAATGGTGCCATGTGCTGCAAAG ATGTTCGGATGGCATGGACCGACACAGACAGGAGTGGCTGGATTATGCTTGTTCAGAG AAGGACGACATCAGATGTGAGGACTACTCCAGAGGGGAGACTGAGGCCTCGCTCCGTCCTTCTTCCAAGCCAGACCGCGCCACGACCGGCCCGATTCTACACGACTGTAAAAGTAACG ACGTGAAGTCGGCTATTCCAAAGAACACAAACCGGTTCGCTAGCGCAGGCGCTACGGCAGGCGTCGTAGCGGGCGTTGCTTTGCTCCTGGCTCTGCTGGTGCTGGCTCTGTTCTTGCATCGTCACCctaccccctcccaccacctccgTCAG CAACGCAAGAACTACTGGCCATCCCTGAAGTTCCACAAGCAAGGACTTCAGCCTGGTTACACCGAAATGGAGGGAAACCACGACCGAGAGATCATTGTGGAGAATGGGTCATAA
- the plxdc1 gene encoding plexin domain-containing protein 1 isoform X1 translates to MALGQSQLKQPHRKGCVLSSADRSQKKTRKCCGQVRDYFSQPEDSASIGVEQWSDDAAGEASKVQSSAQGGERKSREVHAGDLTIDTLPDNMTHLVEDSRNYYTQRSFGPDDRRAGAFWVDMDDLQHGQVRMHGLLSNTHKQAARVALSFPFPFYGHYLKQITIATGGFIFMGDVTHRMLTATQYVAPLMANFDPSSAKESTVQYLDNGEVFVVQWERVRLHGRDSEGEFTFQAALYRSGTITFSYRDIPLSIEQIISGQHPVKAGLSDAFMVVKPSSKTADARQRTIYEYHRVQIDTAKITNNCAFEFTALPSCLQHNSCELCLSANHTLGCKWCHVLQRCSDGMDRHRQEWLDYACSEKDDIRCEDYSRGETEASLRPSSKPDRATTGPILHDCKSNDVKSAIPKNTNRFASAGATAGVVAGVALLLALLVLALFLHRHPTPSHHLRQQRKNYWPSLKFHKQGLQPGYTEMEGNHDREIIVENGS, encoded by the exons ATGGCCCTGGGGCAGAGCCAGCTCAAACAGCCTCACAGGAAAGGGTGTGTCCTCTCTTCTGCTGACCGCTCTCagaaaaaaactagaaaatgttGTGGTCAGGTACGAGACTACTTTTCTCAACCAGAAG ATAGCGCTTCCATTGGTGTCGAACAATGGTCGGACGATGCAGCCGGAGAAGCCTCCAAAGTCCAGAGCTCAGCACAAGGTGGAGAAAGGAAGAGCAGGGAGGTCCATGCGGGAGATCTTACCATAGACACCCTACCCGACAACATGACACACTTGGTG GAGGACTCTCGTAATTACTACACACAGCGTAGCTTCGGCCCTGACGACCGGCGCGCTGGTGCATTCTGGGTAGATATGGATGACCTGCAGCACGGCCAAGTTAGAATGCACGGGctcctgtcaaacacacacaagcaggcagcG AGGGTGGCCCTGTCGTTTCCCTTCCCCTTCTACGGACATTACCTGAAGCAGATCACCATAGCAACAGGAG GCTTTATTTTCATGGGGGACGTCACTCACCGTATGCTGACCGCCACGCAGTATGTCGCCCCGCTGATGGCTAACTTCGACCCCAGCTCCGCCAAAGAGTCCACTGTGCAGTACCTGGACAACG GTGAAGTGTTTGTGGTACAGTGGGAGCGCGTCAGGCTTCACGGTAGAGATTCAGAGGGGGAATTCACCTTCCAGGCCGCTCTGTACAGATCGGGAACCATCACCTTCAGCTACAGAGAT ATTCCCTTGTCCATAGAGCAGATCATCTCAGGTCAGCATCCAGTGAAGGCAGGTCTGTCTGATGCTTTCATGGTCGTGAAGCCATCATCTAAGACTGCAG ATGCAAGACAACGCACAATCTATGAGTACCATCgggttcaaatagacacagcAAAGATCACAAACAATTGTGCCTTTGAGTTTACTGCACTGCCAA gttGCCTTCAACATAACAGCTGTGAACTATGCTTGTCAGCCAATCATACCCTTGGCTGTAAATGGTGCCATGTGCTGCAAAG ATGTTCGGATGGCATGGACCGACACAGACAGGAGTGGCTGGATTATGCTTGTTCAGAG AAGGACGACATCAGATGTGAGGACTACTCCAGAGGGGAGACTGAGGCCTCGCTCCGTCCTTCTTCCAAGCCAGACCGCGCCACGACCGGCCCGATTCTACACGACTGTAAAAGTAACG ACGTGAAGTCGGCTATTCCAAAGAACACAAACCGGTTCGCTAGCGCAGGCGCTACGGCAGGCGTCGTAGCGGGCGTTGCTTTGCTCCTGGCTCTGCTGGTGCTGGCTCTGTTCTTGCATCGTCACCctaccccctcccaccacctccgTCAG CAACGCAAGAACTACTGGCCATCCCTGAAGTTCCACAAGCAAGGACTTCAGCCTGGTTACACCGAAATGGAGGGAAACCACGACCGAGAGATCATTGTGGAGAATGGGTCATAA
- the LOC130406684 gene encoding ER lumen protein-retaining receptor 2-like: MNIFRLTGDLSHLAAIIILLLKIWKTRSCAGISGKSQILFALVFTTRYLDLLTSFISLYNTSMKMIYIGCAFATVYLIYMKFKATYDGNHDSFRVEFLVVPIGGLSVLINHDFSLLEILWTFSIYLESVAILPQLFMISKTGEAETITTHYLFCLGLYRTLYLFNWIWRFYFEGFFDMIAIVAGVVQTILYCDFFYLYFTKVLKGKKLSLPA, encoded by the exons ATGAACATCTTCAGATTAACGGGGGACCTCTCTCATCTGGCTGCTATCATCATCTTGTTGCTTAAGATATGGAAGACCAGATCGTGTGCAG GTATCTCTGGAAAGAGTCAGATTCTGTTTGCATTGGTGTTTACCACGCGATACCTGGATCTCCTAACCTCCTTCATCTCCCTATACAACACAAGCATGAAG ATGATCTACATTGGCTGTGCCTTTGCCACTGTCTACCTGATCTACATGAAGTTCAAGGCCACATACGACGGCAACCATGACAGCTTCAGAGTGGAGTTCTTGGTTGTTCCCATCGGAGGGCTTTCCGTACTCATCAACCATGACTTCTCTCTACTTGAG ATCCTGTGGACCTTCTCCATCTACTTGGAGTCTGTGGCCATCCTGCCACAGCTGTTCATGATCAGCAAGACGGGCGAGGCAGAGACCATTACCACCCACTACCTGTTCTGCCTGGGCCTCTACCGGACCCTGTACCTCTTCAACTGGATCTGGCGTTTCTACTTCGAGGGCTTCTTTGACATGATTGCGATTGTCGCTGGTGTTGTCCAGACAATCCTCTACTGTGACTTCTTCTACCTGTACTTCACCAAAG